A genomic region of Leptotrichia massiliensis contains the following coding sequences:
- a CDS encoding NAD-dependent epimerase/dehydratase family protein, which translates to MKEKKILITGASGFIGKYVLKKIKDNDLDFLAIDAQKVLDVSSENQRVISLLDKENLGEVIKSYKPNVIVHLAAIALVTHKNTGEIYNVNVQGTENLLESAQNYCDKNTRVILASTAGVYGNQNVDKYGENLTYNPANHYSYSKMITEYISKQYKEDLDIVTIRPFNIIGVGQSEKFLVPKLVEHFADRKEKLSVGNISSFRDYVDVEYCAEVIMELISRKKLDFDILNICSGIPTNGEMIIQLLQEITDFKPEIEISSDFVRKNEVWRMIGDTTRLWEFMNGKKSQSVKDILVKMLDYYKNR; encoded by the coding sequence ATGAAAGAAAAAAAAATTTTAATAACAGGAGCCTCTGGATTTATAGGCAAGTATGTACTTAAAAAAATTAAAGATAATGATTTAGACTTTTTAGCTATTGATGCCCAAAAAGTTCTAGATGTTTCATCAGAAAATCAAAGAGTTATTTCTCTTTTAGATAAAGAAAATTTGGGTGAAGTTATAAAATCGTATAAACCTAATGTTATAGTACATTTAGCAGCAATTGCATTGGTTACTCATAAAAATACTGGAGAAATTTATAATGTAAATGTTCAAGGGACAGAAAATTTATTAGAATCAGCACAAAATTATTGTGACAAAAATACTAGAGTAATTTTGGCAAGTACAGCAGGAGTTTATGGAAATCAAAATGTAGATAAATACGGAGAAAATCTTACTTATAATCCAGCGAATCATTATTCATATAGTAAGATGATTACAGAATATATAAGTAAACAGTATAAAGAGGATTTAGATATTGTAACAATAAGACCGTTTAACATTATAGGAGTTGGTCAAAGTGAAAAATTTTTAGTTCCTAAGTTGGTAGAACATTTTGCAGATAGAAAAGAAAAACTTTCTGTTGGAAATATATCATCTTTTAGAGATTATGTCGATGTTGAATATTGTGCAGAAGTTATAATGGAATTAATATCAAGAAAAAAATTAGATTTTGATATTCTTAATATCTGTTCAGGAATTCCAACAAATGGTGAAATGATAATACAATTACTTCAGGAAATAACAGATTTTAAACCTGAAATTGAGATTTCGTCAGATTTTGTTAGAAAAAATGAAGTTTGGAGAATGATTGGAGATACAACAAGACTATGGGAATTTATGAATGGTAAGAAATCTCAAAGTGTAAAAGATATATTAGTAAAAATGTTAGATTATTATAAAAATAGATAA